DNA from Candidatus Margulisiibacteriota bacterium:
CAATGACCCTGACCGGCAGTATCTCGGCGTTCCAGGCTATGCCGGCCGTGCCTTTGCCATTATTGCCTATAGCCGCCGCAATACCGGCCACCGCTGTGCCGTGATAGGAAATTTGGGAGCTTGCGGGATTCGGTTCGGAGTTATTGTCAGATGGGTTGCTGACAAAATTCCAGCCGGACAGAACATTCAAATCCTCATGGCCGCTGTCCACACCGCTGTCCAGAACAGCGATCTTCACTGTATTGGCATTGCCGGTGCTCAGCGCCCAGGCGTAATTGGCGCTGATCTGCCTCAGATAATCCTGCTGATTGTAATGCGTATCGTCGGGCTGCACGGGCGTGACCGCCCCGGCCGCGCTCAGCAGTAAGATCAGAATTAAAAAATATTTGCGTAGCATTGCTTAAAAAATCTCCCTCGTTTAAATACATACCCATTTTCTAATAAACTATACCTGTCGCGGGGGCGGCAGGTACCCATCAAAAAAAATAAATCCATGTCTTTTATATCGACGCATATAGTAGAAATATGTATTGATTTTTTCTGGGCTTTTGGGCATGCTGGCTTGGCAGACCCGCCAGAGTGTTAAATCAAGCCAGCGTCAAAAGCTCATTACTTTGAGCCGCCTGACGAGCTTTGCCGTCGTCTAGGATCAAGAGGGCGTTATTTTTTTCCAGAGCCAGAACGATAGAACTAGCTTCGCCGGGGTCAAGCAGCGTGGTGATTAATTTTGTTTTAGATGCGTCCCTAACTGAAACTACAGAAACCCAATCCGGCAGCGCTTCACCAAATTCAGCGGAAACTTCATCGGTAATAGTTATCCGTCCATAAATATTATGCAGAATATCTAATAAACCGATATTGGCCAGAGCGATAAGACAGCTCGT
Protein-coding regions in this window:
- a CDS encoding S8 family serine peptidase; the encoded protein is MLRKYFLILILLLSAAGAVTPVQPDDTHYNQQDYLRQISANYAWALSTGNANTVKIAVLDSGVDSGHEDLNVLSGWNFVSNPSDNNSEPNPASSQISYHGTAVAGIAAAIGNNGKGTAGIAWNAEILPVRVI